A stretch of DNA from Vidua chalybeata isolate OUT-0048 chromosome 3, bVidCha1 merged haplotype, whole genome shotgun sequence:
CCCGGTGTCCCAGGGCAAGGGGCATGTGGGGCAGGACGCCTGGCTTTCCCCATGCTCGGCCCTCCCGGCTCTCCTCAGCGGTTTCTCCCGCACGCACGCCCCGCGATTGCAGGCTGCTGCGGCGCCGGCCGAGCCCGCAGCGAGCGCGGCCACCCACAGTCGCGGCGCCTCAGTCGTGAAGGCgaggggggcaggaggagcGAGAGGAAAGAAGgcgaggaggagcaggaggcgACGGGGGCAGAGGGCGAGGAGAGGCACGGGGCGagccccggggccggcgggcgTGAGGCGGCGGCCGCCGCAGCCGCGCGGGCGGGGACGCGGCGGCGCTCGCGCTCCGCCAATCGCGGGGCCGCTCGCGCGCGGGCCGGGAGGCTGCGCCCCCCCTGCGGCGGCGGCTGCCGGGCGAGCCATGGGCACGGTGCCGTCCGCGCTGAAGCACTGCCTCAGCTACCAGCACCTCCtcaaggagcagctgtggatcGCGGAGCCGCCCGCGGCCGCGCACCCCGCGCAGGTACCGCCGGGCGCGGGTCAAGGGATGGGACGGGGCTGGCCCTACAGGGCGCGACCGCCACCAGGGGGAGGACGGGGCACCGCCGCCCCCTCGCCCCTCAGGCACCGCAcctctgctgcccctgcccgCCGGCAGCTCCCGAGTTTCTCccatccctcctctctcccctctcccgTCCTGCCCCGAGCAGCGGGTGAGCGAGGGAGGGCCTTACCCACCGCCCCGCACCGCTGAGGTGTGTCTGGTCAGTGTTTCAGCACACAGCCGGTGTTACACCGTGTTCCACGCAGTGCGAACACAGGTGGGTGGTGCTGGGGCAGCGGTGAGGCAGTGGCAAACCCACTCAGCAGTGGTCCTCGCCACGCCTGATCATTCCCTGTGTGAAAATGATAAAATGGCAGGGTGAGACGCATTTGGGCGGGGCCGCGGCACTGCCCTTGCTCCATGGAGCTTGTGTTGCTCCCACGAGTGCGGCGGGCGCGTTTGCTGTCGAGGGAAGAGTCACTGCAGCCGTGGGGGTGCGGAGGCAGAGCCGGGGGGTGTCACGGAGGGGTGAGTGAAGGTGGCTGCTCACCCTCCTGTGTGTGAGCCGTGAGCAGGTgtgcagtggctgcagggagtGCAGGTTAGTTGAGCCGCCCGGACAGGCTGCCAGATCAACAGCGTAGGCCATGACTGTCCTGAACATGGCTTCGTAGGGGATGAAATGAAGCAAAGTTACCAGCATATCCTCTCTGAACAGTCATTCAGTCCAACTCCAGCTCCAATAATCAGTCAGTCCTTCAAACCTTTAAAAACATAAGCCAAGCCTAGAACAAAATAGTTTAAACTGtacttaaatacattttaaattttctttttaagagcaGCTCTTGTTTGTTGcatctttcttctgttttcagataGGTGGTGGGatcattttccattttgctcCACTCTTTGGAAGCGATATTTAATTACTATGTAGCAATGTGACTTCAGAGGCGGAGAGACGATGAAAAGTGTTCTAAGTGGTATGAGAACTCatagcattttaattttgcttcagaTGCTCTGAGCCTCATATCTCAAAAGATGCATATATGGAATACCCAAAGCAACGTTGTTGTGAGCATAGGGCTTTGTATAGGTAAGCCCCATACAGCTTCCAGCTATCATATTTCCCTGGGAATGGTGTCTATCCAGCATTaaattttggggaaataaatcaatttttttaaagtggaatttttttttatggtaaagaaataaaataaaataaataaataaaataaaatggactTTTATGTATCAGGCCTGAAGCAAAGCATTCTAATTCTGTTCACATGCCCTCGCTACATTTTGGTGCATCATTTCCTTTCAAAAGAtctgaaaagatatttttttttggtaaaaattTCCTTCAAAATACCTTGATATGCCACTTGACTGTGTCAGCCTCTCTCCCCCTATCAGATGAAGCATTTGAAAAGTCTTATGCAACAGAGTGGGTCTGCAGTCAAAAACAATCATTAACATCTTCTCAGAAAATAGTAGATTAAAAAACAGGTTTTCTTTATTGTAATGGATcattttacttaatttttgcagtgctcttctttcattttcatcacAATTTTTCTTTGCCCAAAGATACAGAAGGATGTCTTCATCAGTAAACAGCAAACATGAGAATATACAGCAAGCATCTCCCCCACGCACATTGATGTGGGTGTGAGCTGCATAGTAGACTAATTAAATTCAGAGTTGGTCATTGTTCACATTTGCTTCTGCATTACCTTGCTGTGATTTTACATGAATCTGGTCAAATGTCCATATTTCTCACGTGGATTCTTAAGCAACCCACAAAGGTTTTCCTTATGTAGGAGTGCATTCCATACCAATCCCgttcaagaaaaaaagtgtttcttgtTATGTGATCTAGAAACTATACTGGCTCAAGTAATGATTGTAAAAGGTttgttggtctttttttttttatgaccaGTGTATGCAAGATAGTTATGGCAGCACCACTATAATGATATTTATGAGAGTACACTACGGAATAAAATAGGAAAGGGAGTTTAGGTACAAGAACAGTTTCCCAGAAATAACGTTTTCATGGCTGGTAAAAATAAAGAGTTTATTTacttgctgaaatattttcaggagttcctcagaatttttctttaactACCAAGTAAAATGTAAGTGTTGCTGCCAGGtctcttgtaaaaaaaaaaccattctATTTTGTATAAAGACCCCAACTATATAATAATCTGGTTTTATACTGTGCTGACTAATTTGTAGTCCTATCCAGGTTTAACCACTTGAAGCTCTACAGGAGGCGAAATAAAGTGTTCTAAAGTGAATAGTGGGATGTCTtagtctttgttttcctttatttttttctgtttcatttagCCAACTATTTTTGTGGTATTTAGTGGGTGGCTTTAagtagctttcccaggcaggtGCTGTCGGAGTGCCTGTGGCACCGAGAGCGTCTCCGCTTCGGCCTGCGTCGGCAACTCCTCCAGCCCACCAGATGCCCGAGCCTGGATGGTGCAATGAAAGCCTCACCAGAATGACGAGAGGGCTCTTCACGTGGTAAAATCCAGCAGGGTTTATTAAGGACAAATCCGAGGGTCCAGGCAGGGTAGAAGTAGGTAAAATCCAAGGAGGCAGGGTAGAAGCAGGAGCAGGTAGGGCAGGAACACAGCCTCTGCTGAAGGGAACTGGTGGCAAAGATTCAGGAACAGGGGAGGGATTAGTTTATATAACCCAGGGGAGGTGAAAAGGATCAGGATACAAATCATCCAATGGAGAGAGGAGTCAGGGGAGGAGTTGGAGTGGGGTGACTTGAACTGTACCCATGGGGAAGTGAGGAGGGAGTGGTTTTCCAGGGAGGATCAATGGGGGAACAGGGGATACAGTATTTTCTAGAACTGGGGGGTGAACAACTGGTGATTGACAACCATACATTTACCTGAAGAAGCGAGGAATCATGGGAAGTTGCACCAGTCTCTCACCCTATCTTAATGCTTTCCCAAGGCATACCAGCCCTGTC
This window harbors:
- the LOC128785226 gene encoding uncharacterized protein LOC128785226, giving the protein MARPAAAAAGGAQPPGPRASGPAIGGARAPPRPRPRGCGGRRLTPAGPGARPVPLLALCPRRLLLLLAFFPLAPPAPLAFTTEAPRLWVAALAAGSAGAAAACNRGACVREKPLRRAGRAEHGESQASCPTCPLPWDTGPSLTWQGFRQQEGKRGARGRDRAASRPSLRVLFGIPGLCKRCKIKPGRARSGVQVTRGFVHTLAFLLSIQCLKSQWPLPACIQCGCLLSQTHFKTQSATTYSEKEHLYLNSRGVGQRRKI